The proteins below come from a single Burkholderia humptydooensis genomic window:
- a CDS encoding phytanoyl-CoA dioxygenase family protein, which translates to MRYIKFAAMIACLFSLRGIVASMSRTPALQSIVDNNYVDHPMSFLHPELIHTQVQTLRERGFVVAPGLVAPEGCAQLKAIAERQLHEAAQPLEFEADLRYPGAPESRHAPGGHTVRRLLDAYARDAAFARRATAPEIGAWMRAYFGETPVLSRTHHNCVMTKHPAYGSLTGWHRDVRYWSFERPDLVSVWLALGPETDDNGALWLVPGSHDAEFGPESFDEAKFFRSDAPANRALIEQAVCPELAAGDVVFFHCNTLHSAGQNRTDRVKFSLVFTYHGDSNRPVPGSRSASKPEVRF; encoded by the coding sequence TTGCGTTACATCAAATTCGCGGCGATGATCGCGTGCCTTTTTTCGCTTCGCGGCATTGTTGCGAGCATGTCGCGCACGCCCGCTTTACAATCGATCGTTGATAACAATTATGTCGATCATCCCATGTCTTTCTTGCACCCGGAGTTGATTCACACGCAGGTCCAGACGCTGCGCGAGCGCGGCTTCGTCGTCGCACCGGGGCTCGTCGCGCCCGAGGGGTGCGCGCAACTGAAGGCGATCGCCGAGCGGCAACTGCACGAGGCGGCGCAGCCGCTCGAATTCGAAGCCGACCTGCGCTATCCGGGCGCGCCCGAATCGCGGCATGCGCCGGGCGGTCACACGGTGCGACGGCTGCTCGACGCCTACGCGCGCGACGCGGCGTTCGCCAGGCGCGCGACCGCACCCGAGATCGGCGCGTGGATGCGAGCATATTTCGGCGAGACACCGGTGCTGTCGCGCACGCATCACAATTGCGTGATGACGAAGCACCCGGCGTACGGCAGCCTGACCGGCTGGCACCGTGACGTGCGCTATTGGTCGTTCGAGCGCCCGGACCTCGTGTCCGTGTGGCTCGCGCTCGGGCCGGAGACGGACGACAACGGCGCGCTGTGGCTCGTGCCGGGCTCGCATGACGCGGAATTCGGGCCGGAGAGCTTCGACGAAGCGAAGTTCTTCCGCAGCGACGCGCCGGCGAACCGGGCGTTGATCGAGCAGGCGGTGTGCCCGGAGCTCGCGGCGGGCGACGTCGTGTTCTTTCACTGCAACACGCTGCATTCGGCGGGTCAGAACCGCACCGATCGGGTGAAGTTCTCGCTCGTGTTCACGTATCACGGCGACAGCAATCGGCCCGTGCCGGGCTCGCGGTCGGCGTCGAAGCCGGAGGTGCGGTTCTAG
- the metK gene encoding methionine adenosyltransferase has protein sequence MANEYLFTSESVSEGHPDKVADQISDAILDAILAQDKYSRVAAETLCNTGLVVLAGEITTTANIDYIQIARDTIKRIGYDNTDYGIDYRGCAVLVAYDKQSPDIAQGVDRAHDNNLDQGAGDQGLMFGYACDETPELMPLPIHLSHRLVERQANLRRDGRLPWLRPDAKSQVTVRYVDGKPHSIDTVVLSTQHAPDIDLPALREAVIEEIIKPTLPADLIKGDIKFLVNPTGRFVIGGPQGDCGLTGRKIIVDTYGGAAPHGGGAFSGKDPSKVDRSAAYAGRYVAKNIVAAGLASRALIQVSYAIGVAEPTSVMVNTFGTGRVSDETITRLVREHFDLRPKGIIQMLDLLRPIYEKTAAYGHFGREEPEFSWEAADKALALAEAAGVEPAVQVA, from the coding sequence GTGGCAAACGAATATCTCTTTACGTCCGAATCCGTTTCCGAAGGCCATCCGGACAAGGTCGCAGACCAAATCTCCGACGCGATCCTCGACGCAATCCTCGCGCAAGACAAGTACTCCCGTGTTGCGGCCGAAACGCTGTGCAACACCGGCCTCGTCGTGCTGGCCGGCGAAATCACGACGACGGCGAACATCGACTACATCCAGATCGCGCGCGACACGATCAAGCGCATCGGTTACGACAACACCGATTACGGCATCGACTACCGCGGCTGCGCGGTGCTCGTCGCGTACGACAAGCAGTCGCCCGACATCGCGCAAGGCGTCGATCGCGCGCACGACAACAACCTCGATCAAGGCGCGGGCGACCAGGGCCTGATGTTCGGCTACGCGTGCGACGAAACGCCCGAGCTGATGCCGCTGCCGATCCATCTGTCGCACCGCCTCGTCGAGCGCCAGGCGAACCTGCGCCGCGACGGCCGCCTGCCGTGGCTGCGTCCGGACGCGAAATCGCAGGTGACGGTTCGCTACGTCGACGGCAAGCCGCACTCGATCGATACCGTCGTGCTGTCGACGCAGCACGCGCCGGACATCGATCTGCCCGCGCTGCGCGAAGCGGTGATCGAAGAGATCATCAAGCCGACGCTGCCCGCCGACCTGATCAAGGGCGACATCAAGTTCCTCGTGAATCCGACCGGCCGCTTCGTGATCGGCGGCCCGCAAGGCGATTGCGGGCTGACCGGCCGCAAGATCATCGTCGACACCTACGGCGGCGCAGCCCCGCACGGCGGCGGCGCGTTCTCGGGCAAGGACCCGTCGAAGGTCGACCGCTCGGCCGCTTACGCGGGCCGCTACGTCGCGAAGAACATCGTCGCCGCGGGCCTTGCGTCGCGCGCGCTGATCCAGGTGTCGTATGCGATCGGCGTCGCCGAGCCGACCTCGGTGATGGTCAACACGTTCGGCACGGGCCGCGTGTCCGACGAGACGATCACGAGGCTCGTGCGCGAGCACTTCGACCTGCGTCCGAAGGGCATCATCCAGATGCTCGATCTGCTGCGTCCGATCTACGAGAAGACCGCCGCTTACGGCCACTTCGGCCGCGAAGAGCCGGAATTCTCGTGGGAAGCCGCCGACAAGGCGCTCGCGCTCGCCGAGGCGGCGGGCGTCGAGCCAGCCGTGCAAGTCGCCTGA